In Thermococcus sp. EP1, the genomic stretch CCCACTAACTTCGAAAGCTCAGCAACGCTGGCTTCTTTGGTATTATAACCTTTCACAAAAACGTTTCCATTGAATTCCCCTTTTATGGAGTGAGGAATTATCCCATTAAATGTTAAACATAGAGTAGATTTTCCACTCCCACTGGCCCCAAGAATACCCAAAAATTCCCCTTTCTTAACCTTCAGGTTTATATCTTTAAGAGAGTAATCTTTGGCCCCAGCATATTTGAAACTTAGTTCTTCTACTCTTATCATCCTTACTTCCTCTCCGCCACTCTTGGTAGCATAAGGGCCAATCCGAATATAAAGACCAGAGTTGAGAATATTTCAAGTCTTCCAATCCACATGTGAAGAATGAGAAGTATCTTCATGTCAAGAGGCAAGGCTGTTGAAGTTATTCCCACACTCAATCCAACGTTTCCCTGAGCTGAAGCAACTTCAAAGAAAGCGTCTGCCAAACTTGCACCAACCCTAACCATTGTCCATACTGTACCCACAAGAAGAAGGGCAATGTAAGTCATCGTAAAACCCAAAACTTCTTGGAGGTCTTCTTCTGTGAATATGTACTCTCCAATTTTCCTTTTAATAACCGCACCCTTTGGGAGTATTGCCTGCTGTATAGTCCATTTTAAAGTTTGGAAAGTTAATGTTATACGGATAAGCTTTATACCACCAGCGGTACTTCCAGCACCTCCACCAACAACCATGAGAAAACCTATAAGGAGTTTAGCCAGCTCTGGATATTTGCTTAAATCGGTGATAGAAAACCCAGTACAAGTAACTGCAGAAACAGCGTGGAAAATTGCTTCCCTAAATGAACTAGCTATTGAAAAACCATTTTGAGTAGTCAGGGCATATCCTATTAAAGCCACAACAGGACTTAAAAAGAAAAACATGTATTTAACTTGAATATCCCTGAAAAATGGAACAAGAGATTTCTCCTTAAACATCTTATAGTGAACCGTGAAGTTTGTGGCACCCATAATCATCAAGAAGATAGTTATGGCCTCTATGCTTAGGCTATTAAAGAAACCTACACTTAGATCATGGGAACTCATACCACCTGTTCCAACTCCTACCATTGAGTGTATCACAGAGTCAAAAAGCCCCATTCCATTTATATAATAGAGATAGACCCCCAAGAGTGTTATAACAGCATAAATTTGGAATATTATTTTCGAGGTATTTGCTAAGTTAGGGAGAATCCTTTCTGTCCTTGCCTCGGCTTTGTAAAGTCTTGCAGCCGCAACCCCTGGACGAATGAGAATTGTAAGAGCAACGAGGACAATTCCAATTCCACCTAACCACTGCATCCAAGCTCTCCAGAAAAGTATTATACGCGGGTAACTTTCCAAGTTGCGCATCATTGTTAACCCTGTACCAGTCCAAGCAGACATACTCTCAAAGTAGGAATCTATAAAACTCATGCCAGCTATCCTCATGAAGGGAACCACACTTACGAGAGATGCGAAAAGCCAAACGAACGCTGCCGATATCATGGCCTGTCTTAAGTTAACATCTTCTACATGTTCCGAATGCCTTGCAAGCCATGCTCCAAATAGGATGCATGCAAGCCCAGGAAGGACAAAGTAATAGACGTATTTCATTTCTTCTACATAAACCCATGTAATCAAGACAGGGATCAAATAGGCGACGCCAATACCTTGAAGAAGTGCTCCAATTAAGTTTCTTATTACAAAGATATCATCTGCAATATTGATGTATTTTCTGACTTCTAGCATTGAGTCACCACATAGTTTAAGGAGAAAAGGGAATTAAAAAATTTTCGAGCGGACTGAGGCGAAGTCTTTTAAAAACGAATTTAAAATTTAAGTCAGGTGGTGACAGTGGAAGAAAAAATTGAGAAACTAGTTGAGGCGGGAAAAATTGCACAACAAGTAAAAAAAGAGGTTTTAGATCTAATAAAACCTGGAGCTTCTCTTTACGAAATTGCTGAATTCGTAGAAAAGAGAATAATTGAACTTGGTGGAAAGCCTGCTTTTCCCTGTAATCTCTCGATTAATGAGATCGCAGCCCATTACACACCTTATATAGGAGATAAAAGCATTTTAAATGAAGGAGATTATCTTAAAGTAGATTTAGGAATTCACATAGATGGTTACATTGCAGATACGGCGTTCACTGTGAGGGTTGGAATGGATGATGATGACCTTATAGAAGCTTCAAAAGAGGCCCTAGAGAATGCAATAAGCGTCATCAAAGCTGGTGTAAGAATAAGTGAAATTGGAAAAGTTATTGAGGAAACCATCAGGGGGTATGGATTTAATCCAATAGTCAACCTAAGCGGGCACGTTATAGAAAAGTACAAACTCCATACAGGAATTTCAATTCCAAACATTTACAGACCTCACGATAATTATGTACTGAAAGAGGGGGATATTGTAGCCATCGAACCATTCGCAACTACAGGTGCAGGTCAAGTTATCGAGACACCACCTACTTTAATATATATGTATATTAGGGATAGACCAGTGAGATTACCACAGGCGAGAAATCTCTTGAAACATGTTAAAAATAATTTCTCAACTTTACCATTTGCTTATAGATGGGTACAAAAGCTTATGCCTGAGACACAGCTTAAACTGGCACTTATTCAGCTGGAAAAAGCTGGTGCTTTATATGGGTACCCAATCTTAAAGGAGATAAGAGGAGGTCTTGTTTCTCAGGCAGAGCATACAGTGGTAGTAGAAAAAGATGGGGTTTTGATAACTACATGATTTTTTAGTTTTTACTCGGCATTGGCGCCGGGGCGGGGATTTGAACCCCGGCGGGACAAAGCCCAGTGGATCTCGAGTCCACCGCCTTCCCTGGCTAGGCTACCCCGGCGCTCCCAATCACCAATTACAACCATATACAAACTCGGCTCAAGATTTAAAGCCAATTTAAGCAACTGTTCTATTGCTCGGCTCATGTTAGCAAATCTCTCCTTAGCAAGTGCCCACACTTCACCATCAATTGTTATCTGATGTCTCTCACGAAGCCTTCTCGGAGTTCCTTTTGTACTATTAGACGCTTTTACACGCTTTCTATGTGTACTGACACTGCCTGACATGTACACATCACCAATTGAAATTTATAAACTCTTCCTATATATATTTTTTGCTCATCTATATAGACATATATATCAATGAACTACCTCAGAAAAGGAAAATTATAAAATCTTGTTGCTAATACTAATTAATGTGGTCCAAGAGAATATTAACCTCTTTATTCATGCTTAATTTTATTGTGATTATGTGTGTTGGATTCGTTGTATTTAGCTTTATCCTTCAATCTAGCCTAACAAAAGAATTCTTGTTTCTAATTAGTTATCCACATCTTGTGGCTGGCATGTTCACACTTATTGTTGAGATTATAACTGCCAAAAAATATCAAGATGAGATAAAAGAGTATCTCGAGTCGATAAATACCTCAAATGAAAGAATGTTTAAGAATTACTTGATTGCGAACGTCTCAATACTAATAGCGAACTTATTCGGACTTTTAGGTTTGCTATTTTCTGAGAAAAACCTAATAGGAATAATATTTTCCCTAACATATCTTTTTATCTTAACTAAGACATTAGCAAAATTGTTTAGCTCTATAAAAGATGAAGAAGACCTAAAACCATTTTATACATTTACTCTGCTTCAAGACTTTGCTCTGAGTGAAATCGAATTTTTTGCTTCAGTGACTATTCTAATTTTATTCTCGACTATTTTGATATTCTCAAGATTTGAATCAATTGTCATCAGTGTCATTGGAAGAGTATTTGGTTTTGTAATTTTAGGAATAACTCTACTTGCAATTTTAATTCACCTTACTAAAAAAGAAACAATTAGAAAGATAGCACAATGTTTGTTGCGAATAAAAACAAATACCATGAAAGACTATGAAAAAATTTGATTTCAATGTTTATATTCTCTATATCAAGAATTTTTTAATTAATTAATTAAAAAACTCCTTAGAAAATAAAACAATATTTCTTAATTCTATATTATGTAACTCTTAGTCGGTGAATATTAAGTTTAAGTATTCACCTCTATTCTTGAAGATACCAAATATAAGAACTTTAAAAGACCAAATAGAACATATTAACTCTTTGTATTACATTCGCAATGTTTTTATATATTAAAAATTATACATAAAAATGACAGGGTTACACCTGTCGAAGATAAAATAAGTGGTGAGAGAGATGGAAGTTGGAGCTATTTTGGCGAGACGTGGTAGACCGCCAAAGTATACAAATCCAAAGATGGTCCATATTTATATGAGTTCTGAGGACTTAGAGGAATTTGACAGACAAAGAGGAAAATTAAGCCGTGCTGACTATTTATCAATTCTGATAAGGAGTAAAGGAAAGAATATCGGTGTCGTGTTAAGAGAGAATGAAGAATTAAAAAGACAGATTAAGAAACTTGAGATGAAAGTTATAGCGTACTCAAAGAAGATACAAAAATATGAAAATATGCTACGAGCTTTAAAGGAGACCAAAATAGATGACAAAAAGAAAAATCTTGAAATTGTCGAGCAAATTAAAAATGAATTAACAAAGCTTGTGGAACTAAAAAATAAACGAAGTAAAGAGTTGAATCCACATAGAATCGAAGAATTAAATAGAGAGATTAAAAAGACTTCAAAAAAGTGTAACCATTTTTTAGAAAAGACACAAGTAGATAAAACGGAGTTCTGGAGACTAGTAAATAGTGGAAATATTGAAGAAGCTATCAAGCTTTTAACTCGTTAATCTTTCATTTTTTAAGTTTTGTTATAGCTTGTGAAGAGTGTGGTTTTTGGTGGTGAAAATGGTGGAAAGTGATAAAATCAGAAAAGAGTACGTGTGTTTAAAGTGTGGTTCCATTTTTGATAGCATTGCAAAAACTCCCAGGTGTCCAGTTTGTAAGAGTAGAAAAGTAGTAGAATCTAAATTTTGGATTAAAACAAAGCAAAAAATTGAGAGCGAGCTAAAAACGAAACAAAAATTAGAGTTTAACATGACTAATGAACTGGTTAAACCTAGTGAAGAAGGGGATTTAACCCGTGGAAAACCGAGTGAAACCACGGTGAAATTAATGGTGAAAGGAGAAAATAAGGTGAAAAAGGGTGATTCACCAGGTGAAGTTGAAGCGGTTAAGGGTGAGAGTGTGGTGGTAAATAATAATGACGGGTTTAAACTGGGTGAAAAACCACTTGTAACCGGGGAAAATGAAGTGGTTTTTAGTGGTTCTCCAAAACCACCAGAGGGTGAAAGTAAGGGTGAAACACTAAAACTTAGAGGTTCTAATGGGATAAGTATCTCAACCTTTTTCATTAAGATCATGGTATTTCTTGGAATTATAACCTTGGCCTACTGGAAGCGCAAGGAGATATGGAACTTCATAAACTCTTTGTTTGGAAGAGAAGAGGATCAGTCAACTTTATCTTACTATTGAAGACCACTAAGAGGTGGCTAACACGATAAGAACTAATGAGGAAAATGAAATAATAGATAAAGTATTGGACTGGAGCCTAGACAATCCATTTACTTTCACCTTAATATCTCTTGGACTCCTTTATCTAGGCTATAAGATATCCAAAGCGTTGTTCTATCCTATCCAGGCATTAAACATAATCCTGCAGTTGATAGAGAGATTCAAGTAAGCATGACAAAAATATTCTCCCAAGTTCTCATTCCGAGTGGTTCTCTATAGCCTTTTTTACAACTTTTCCCAGCAGGAGTGTAAGAATATTTTCAAATTTTCTACTAACATCTCCATTCAGTTCATAAAGTGTGCTTAATGTTTTAACTATTATGTTAGACCTAATCTTTCCATAACCTTTTCAATTAATTCTTCTCCTTCGTTATTTTTACCATGATACCTACTTACATACAGTGGTACAAAACCTGTCTGTCTTATGGAATATGACTTAACTCTCCTTACTTTAGACTTGAGATATTTTCGAAATAACTTATTAGAAGTAGAAAAATTCCGTATAGCATTATAAGTCACATTAGAGACGTAATCAACAAGTTGTAGTCCAAAAGAATATTTAGAAACCTCAAATGCTACTGAATCTTTTATTCGGGAATACTTCTCAAAGTATTTAGGATTAAAAAAGATATCATTATACACGGCAGACAATTCCTTAAAAAGACCTTCATCATAAATGATTATTCCGTACTCTTCACGTTCTCTTAGACAATCTTCGATTCTTAGCATTATTGTTCTAAGGAAATCTTTTTCAATTTCATTTTGAGGTTTAAAAGTAGTATCAAAGAAATAAGTCCAAACAATGATGATGCAAGTGCTTTCAGGTAATAAAGCTAGACTTTTTTCGAAAAATTCGAGATAGTGAGCATATCCTTTATTTTCCGTACTTAGCCACGGTTTTTCTTTAACAAGATTCTCGTATTTCTTTTTCTGTTTTTTGTATCCTTCTTCATTGGCTATTTCTAAATATCTTTTTAATGTCCAAAGATCTGCAGCTTTTAGCTCATCATTTAAGGGTATGCCATACTCATTTTTTAGGTTGAAAAATGCTTCAGAAGCGTTGAAGTACTCTCTCTCTGGAATCACAAGTGCACTTCTTAAGTAATAACCTCCTTTTTTAACCTGTCCACTTTCATCTGAGAAAATAAATAAAACCACATTCAACACCTAGTAATTATGGAAACTAAAGATTAATATTTTTTATTGTTCTTTCGTCATGACACACCAAATTGACCCAAAAAATTGAAAATTAACCTACTACTATTCTAGGTAAATGTTTAAAGTAAGATCTTTATCTAGTTGAACAAGTTCTATTTTAGCCAATCTACTAATGTTACCGCATAATTCAGCTTCAATCTTGTTTTTAAGTAATCTAAGTATGGAGTATTGAACTATCTCATCATTTTCCCAGTACTGTACAAAATTCTTTAGTTTTATTTTAACAGGTTTTCCTTTTTTCAGTGGCTTGTTTAATCCAAACATTTTATTAATCTCACATTCCAGTTTTTGGAGGTATTCTTCATAATCATTCCTGGTTTTGTTTCTTGGATATTGTCCAACTTTACTAAACTTAAGTTCGATTGAGCCATTCTTGGAAATTTTTTCTAGCTTATATAGAGTTATCTCTTCCTTATTCCATACTTCCAACCATTTGTCTAATGTACAGATTGGCAATTTCTGATCTATCATATAGATTGTATCATCAATTTTTACACCAGTAGCAACGTGACTAAAGAATTTTGCAAAATAAACCTCTGGATATAGATTAAGAAGTAATGAAGCTGTGAATCTGGCATAATCTCTACAAATTGCCTGTTTATATTCCAAAATTTTACAAGGATCCACACTGCCTAGCAAGTTAATCGTATCCAATATTTTTTTCGATATTTTTTTAATACGTTTTCGTAAAGATTTTTCGTTCCGATAGAAATTTGTGTAGCTGATTAACAAATAAAACAATAGAAATAATGGAATACCAAAAAATAATACTGCAAGGAAAAACACTAACAAAAATGGCAATTTTTTAAGAACAATGAGGATGACTAAAACAACAAATACTAGTATCCATATAAACAAAAATTTTGCTGAAATCCATCGTTCTTTCCAGTATTCAATGTTTCGATGTTGCCACTCTAAAATATTTGCAAGTGTTTCCTTATCAGATTCTCCTTTTAATTTGTTTACCACCTTTTTTATGTGTTCATCACTTATATCAGAGAGAGTTGGACAAAACTGTTTTTTATCTATCTGCTCTGATAACATAGTCCAACACTCTTTATTTATGTTATTTCTCTTTGTTTTTATATTTTATCAAAATTTTAGGTTTCTTGAGTCTAATAGATTAATCTAAAATATCTACGTTGCATGCATAAATAAAGAACAAAAAAGAAACTAAAGTTCTAAAATATGTAAAGCTTTCTTTAGATCATCAATTAAGTAATAATAGATTCTAACGGCATTTTGGACATTTTGTCTGTAATTTCTACCACCAACGCTTTTTGGTGCTCTACCTTGAAGGAACTCAATTAAGTGTGCTGAATCTGCAGGTGGATTTGGAACTTTGGACATAACATTATTGTTCAAGAAGTTTTGAACGAATTTTCTAAACAAAGCAAAATCTTTGGCTTTATCTGAATTGTTTAGCATTTCATCTTTTCTTATGGAATTTGATGTCAATCTATAACTGCTTTTCTGATATGTAATTAAGTCATCAACTAATTCAATTGGAAAGACGGCAACATAGCCTCTTTTGGTTTCGTGCTTTCTTGATGGAATCTTAACTCTTTCCAAGTCATAAACTGCTATCTTCTTTTTCCATTCTTTTGGCAAGTCAAAGGCTTCAAAGGTTTCATCAATGACCTTTGGATTGAACTGGTTCATTAATGCTAAAACTTCCTTTCCTCTCAATCCAGTAAAGGCTAAAAGCTTCAAAAACAGTCGCCTTGCATGTATGATTTCTGGTTTTGTTCCTTTAACGTCTTTGATTATGTTCACAATATCTTTGGCTTTGATTATTTTTTCTGTTTCTGGTCTTGCTTTGCTTTTGATGTTTGGAATTACGGCTTTGAAATCAATGCTTTCGCTTTTCTTTACCTTTCCTTTTTCTACTAAGAAGTTGATGTAGCTTCTTATTGCATTGTAGGCATGTCTGTCTGGATTTCCAGATTTTGTTGGTGGTATTGATTCAATGAGTTTTCTTAGTTCTGCTGGTGTGTTGGCTTTTTTGCCTTTCAAGTATTTGTCTAATTTGCTTATGTATTTTGAAGCCATTGATGGTGTTGTTTCTTTTATCCATTTGATGTATTCTTTTCTATCTCTTTCATAGTCAATTTTATGTGGTGTTGCTTTGGAAGGCTCTAAAGCCTTTGAAAAAATGTCTTCCTCTTGGTGTGGCTCAATTCTTTCAATGGCTTCTTTAGAAGTGTCCATTTTGTTAAAGCGGAGTATCTCGAGTCCACCGCCTTCCCTGGCTAGGCTACCCCGGCGCTCGAAGTATACTACCAAAAAGGCCCTTATAAACATTGCTCACAAGAATAAAAAGATCAAATAGAAAAAAGAATATAAAGTGGAAAATCACTTCTTCTCGTCGCATGAAGCTAATCCATAAATAAGCAGGAGTGGAAAGTCCTCTAACCCGATTTTTCCTTCAAGTAACTTTTTTCTGATGAGCTCTCTAAGATCCACCACATATATCACCTCCGGCCACGAGAAAAGCTGTGGATTTATAAATTTTCGTGAATCAAAATAGGTCCCGATGTATACAAAAGTGCATTAAATAATAAAAATGAAAAGCCCTTAAGATCAACAAACTCTAGGCACTGGATCTCCAACAGGTGGCTCCAAGAATCTCTTTCCACCTATACCCGTCTCAAGAAGGACCCTTCCAATATATTGATCAGTCACTTCCCCTATTATGACCGCGTCCCTTCCAAGTTTGGTCTTTCTCATAGCCTCCAATGCATCTTCAGCAAACTCTCTATCAACTATCATTACAACTTTCCCTTCGTTTGCCACTTCATAGGGGTTTATGCCGAGCATATCACTTGCAGCCCTTACTTCAGGCCTCACTGGAATATCACTCTCCCTTACAAGAATTCCAACATTGCTCTTTCTTGCTATCTCATTTAAGGCATTGCTTAGCCCACCTCTCGTGGGATCTTTCATTGCGTGGATATGCTCCCACCCTATAACTTTTGCAACGCTCTTTACAACTTCCCATATCGGTGCCACATCACTTTTCAACTCTGTTTCAAAGCCTATGCCCTCTCTATGGCTCATTAAGGCTATCCCGTGATCTCCCACAGTACCACTTATTAAAACAACATCTCCTATTTTTGCCCCTGAATCACTTATTGGTCTTTCAGCTACTCCAATTCCCGCGGTGATTACAAATATTCCGATTTTATCTTCCACAACTTTTGTATCTCCAGTCACTATCGGAACGGGCACCTCTTGAGCAGTTTCATCCATTGATTTTAAGATCCTCTCAAAGTCTTTACCATCAAACCCTTCCTGAATTATCATTGAATTCGCTAAAGCCAAAGGCTCCGCTCCCATGACGGCCAAGTCATTCACCGTGCCACTTACTGCTAGTCTTCCCACGTCTCCTCCAGGGAAAAATAGGGGCTTAACTGTGTGACCATCTATGGTAAATACTAAATGTTTGTCTCCAAAAGGAATTGTTGCTCCATCATCCAAAGCCTCTAACCCGATTCCACCAGCCGAGTTCAGAGTTACATTCTTTAAAATGACCTCTTTAATGAGCTCCCCCATTAATTCTCCACCAGCTCCATGTTCCAGCTTAATTTTCATAAATTATCACCCTCTAAGCTTGATTTTGTTTATACTTTGCCTGCTCTTTATAACCAACAGATAGTTTAAATACTTTCTGAAAGAGGCATTTTTGAAAGTCATTTTAAGCCTCGTTTTTAACCCATATTCGAAGGAGCAACCTATAAAATAGATATGTAGAAACCAAAGGATAAATTAAACTCAGTAAGTGAATACCATAGTAGGAAACATACCCAACATATGGGACAGAAATGAGGAGTTTTCCTATTATATCCTCTTTGTTCACATACCAAGCGTCGATATACCCTCTGTTGTCCCCTTTTGTCATGTAAATAATTTGCCCCTCTCGCTCTTTTATGTCTATTACTCTATGGAGCACTTTGTATTTCTTTTTCGAAAGTTCTACCTCGTAAAGAATAACATCGCCAATCTTAATATCACTCTCTGGAGAGACTATCACTAAGGAAAAGGGACTTATTCCTGGTTCCATGGAATCTGTTAAAACCACCACACTTTTAAATCCAAGCAGGTGAAGAAGAATGAACAGTATTAATGCAGAAAACAGAATATAGGCTAAGAAGCTTTCCAAGAAGTTTCTCATTTTCCACACCTCAAAAAATTAAAAGAGATCAAAGAATTTATGGCCCTTGAACAACTACAGCGAGATTTTCTACTTGGCTTATTTGGACTTGTGTTGGAAATGTTAACGTGATATAACTCCCTGCTGTTAAAATTGAGTTGATAGTATAACTCCCAACTGCAAGTAAATTACTTGAATTATCATAAAGCTTCACATAAATTGTTGAACCTGCTGAAACGTCCTTATCAAATGAAACCTCTACTCCCGTTATATAATCAGGATTAGTACTGTTGAGCAAGAATTTAATGTTTCCGTTATCCACAGGAGAAGTCACCGGAGCAGAACCTTCACCAATGTTTTGAACATTTAGGTTTATCACTGGGACTGCCAAGGCAACGTTTACCAACAAAAATGCAAAAGCCGACAACATCGCCAAAACTCTCTTATTTTCGCCCAACAATTTCATTTCTTTCATTCTATCACCTCCCCGTTGTTTAACAGAATTAGGCTGAATAGATTTCTTTAAAAATTTATCCAACGACAAATAGTAAGAGACCAACGATTTATATTAATAAACATTCCCAAACCTCATTTAGCTACTTAAACCAAAATTTGTCATAAGGTTTATAACGGCAGAAAAACGTCGGATGTAGTGGGAAAATCATGAAAAGGAACATATTAGCCTTTATGATTTTCATACTTTTATTGCTATGTTCTCTTGCTTTTTCCTATACTTATATCCACCTAGCTTCTCAGCAACTTGGAGAAGGGAGAGTTTATATATGCAAACTTCCAGTTAATTTGTTACTTTTCGAAGCAAATAAAGAGTATTCCACAAAGATCCTAGTAGACCCACAAACAGTGCCACTCTGGAATAGAAAGGGGAAAGTGTATGTAACTTCAGATAAAAATGGCACCAACCCTCTATATTACTGGGTCGAAAACTCTACTACAGTTCTAGTTAGCGTTCCTCCAACTAATAATACAATCATTAAAATTTTCATCTGGTACTGTGCTCTTGAGAACCCCTATCAAGAATATGAGAACAATACAAAGTTCTTGGAGATTTACGAACTCCCCTATTCTCTTGAGAACACTACAGTATACCTTAAGTTCGAATAAAAAAGAGTTAAAGTATGAGATCTTCTCTGGTTAAATATCCCTCTAAGTAGAGGCCTCCAAGGAATGCTTGACCAACATTTATGCCGTTGTCCCCCCTTGGCACCTCGTGAGTAGTGTAAAACCTAAGACCATTGCTCTCCACTATCTTTCTAATAGTCTTGACGATCAGCTCATTGTACGCCACCCCACCGCTGAGGGCTACGTTTTTAATACCGAACTCCTTGGCTTTCTCAACCGTTACTTCTCCAAAGGCCCTTCCCAAAGCCAAGTGAACGGAATATGCAATATCTGCAGGATTTGCTTTGCTTTCTAAAACCTGTCTAAAGAGTTCTTCAATCTTGAGTTCTTCTCCCTCAACTGGAACTCTGAATCCTAGATCGTTCTTTCCTCTAAATGCAACACCTTCCAGCTTCATCGCAGGTTCTCCCTCGTAAGTCCTCCTATAGGCAACATTAAGAAGAACTGCGAATGCATCAAGAACTCTTCCCGTAGAGGAGGCGTAGCTAACGTTTATGTCCCTAGCAAGCTGATTTAGGATAACATTGAACTCGACCTTACCATACCTTAAATTATCAATGGCCCTTGGGCAGCACCTTTTGACAAGCTCTTCTATCTCCTCTACACTGTATATCTTGTTTAAAATACCAACCAGAGCCCTAAGTGGGTAATAACTAGCTAAATCGCCACCAGGAAGAGAATAGTAACTAATATGTGCCAGCCTTTCAACGTCTTCATAACTGAGGTAGATAACTTCCCCACCCCAGGTGTGCCCATCGCTTCCATAGCCAACTCCATCCAAAGCTATGCCTATAACTCCATCAAGTTTATTTTCGGCCATTACGGAGGCAACGTGAGCATAATGGTGTTGAACTTGAAGGAACTCCACCCCTTCCTCTTCCGCTATTTCCATGGCGAGCTTTGTGGTGTTGTAAAGAGGATGCAGATCAGCGACAATCAAGTCCAAGTTTTTAACTCTGAGAATCTTCTTGAAGTGCGATATAGCTCCCCTCATAAACTCCAGCACTTCAACCTTTGAAGTGTTCCCTATGTATTGGCTTGGATAAACCTTGGAGTTCTTTGCAATACCAAAGGCATTCATAAGTTCTGCCCCAACTGCTAGTCCATTATATTCAAATGGAATTTCAATAGGCAATGGCACAAACCCTCTGCTTCTTCTTATTACAGCTCTCTTTCCATCGACAAATCTTATCACGCTATCATCGGTTCTGTTGAGTATTTTCCTATTGTGAAGAAGGAAATAATCGGCCAGCTCTTTCAATTCTCTAAATGCCGTTTCATTATCTATAACCATTGGCATTCCAGGGTAATTTGCGGAGGTCATGACATAAACCGGACTCTTTGAGTAGTGGAAAAGTATATAATGTGTTCCAGCATACGGGAGCATGACCCCTATTGTTGGAAGCCCTGGAGCCAGTGCCTCAGGTAATGGAAACGGTTCTTTTTTTCTCAAAGCTACTATTGGCTTTCTGTATCCTAAAATTTCTTCCTTCTCAACTTCGTTTACTATGGCAAAGCTCTCAACGGTCTCCAGATCCTTAGCCATTATAGCAAAGGGCTGTTCAGGCCTGAGAATTCTCTTCCTAAGTTCTCTTACAGCTTCCTCATTTGTGGCATCACACGCTATGTGTATTCCACCA encodes the following:
- a CDS encoding signal peptidase I, with product MRNFLESFLAYILFSALILFILLHLLGFKSVVVLTDSMEPGISPFSLVIVSPESDIKIGDVILYEVELSKKKYKVLHRVIDIKEREGQIIYMTKGDNRGYIDAWYVNKEDIIGKLLISVPYVGYVSYYGIHLLSLIYPLVSTYLFYRLLLRIWVKNEA
- the hypF gene encoding carbamoyltransferase HypF — its product is MKTYHIHVEGIVQGVGFRPFIYRIAHEHSLRGYVKNLGDAGVEIVVEGKEEDIRAFLKALKDKAPPLARVEKIRTKELPLQGFDRFYIEKSSNGGGGGDSVIPPDVSICDDCLRELFDPSDKRYMYPFIVCTNCGPRFTIIEDLPYDRINTTMREFDMCDYCESEYKDPLNRRYHAEPVCCPVCGPSYRLYTNEGEEITGDPLKRAAELIDKGYIVAIKGIGGIHIACDATNEEAVRELRKRILRPEQPFAIMAKDLETVESFAIVNEVEKEEILGYRKPIVALRKKEPFPLPEALAPGLPTIGVMLPYAGTHYILFHYSKSPVYVMTSANYPGMPMVIDNETAFRELKELADYFLLHNRKILNRTDDSVIRFVDGKRAVIRRSRGFVPLPIEIPFEYNGLAVGAELMNAFGIAKNSKVYPSQYIGNTSKVEVLEFMRGAISHFKKILRVKNLDLIVADLHPLYNTTKLAMEIAEEEGVEFLQVQHHYAHVASVMAENKLDGVIGIALDGVGYGSDGHTWGGEVIYLSYEDVERLAHISYYSLPGGDLASYYPLRALVGILNKIYSVEEIEELVKRCCPRAIDNLRYGKVEFNVILNQLARDINVSYASSTGRVLDAFAVLLNVAYRRTYEGEPAMKLEGVAFRGKNDLGFRVPVEGEELKIEELFRQVLESKANPADIAYSVHLALGRAFGEVTVEKAKEFGIKNVALSGGVAYNELIVKTIRKIVESNGLRFYTTHEVPRGDNGINVGQAFLGGLYLEGYLTREDLIL